From a single Aspergillus puulaauensis MK2 DNA, chromosome 2, nearly complete sequence genomic region:
- a CDS encoding SMP-30/gluconolactonase/LRE family protein (COG:P,T;~EggNog:ENOG410PIR3;~InterPro:IPR011042,IPR005511,IPR013658;~PFAM:PF08450): protein MSSLQKWTLSEPYISVSGSLLEGPFYDKSRNEFRFVDIWEQKLYSFDLTKGPESLTTANTSESIGVTANIANASENQKDQIVAAAKYGFALVNRKTGELSYIARPWDHPDKLHRMRFNDGAVDSRGRLWAGAMNDPKVQSPVNEGVLFRLDPDLKLNRMIEELTIPNGIGWNDTNDTMYLTDSPTGRIFAFDFDESTGDISNRRVHFDIGEPKEPDGFAIDVEGCIWSAVYGGGKVIRISPEGKVIGEILLPTRNITCPAFVGTELFITTAKDDTNDEQFPESISYGGHLYRVDVGVQGQSRHEFRINP from the exons ATGTCTTCACTTCAGAAGTGGACGCTCTCCGAG CCGTACATATCAGTTTCCGGGTCTTTACTCGAAGGACCGTTTTACGACAAGAGTAGGAATGAATTCCGCTTCGTCGACATCTGGGAACAGAAGTTGTACTCTTTCGATCTTACGAAAGGCCCCGAGTCTTTGACGACCGCTAATACATCAGAATCCATAGG GGTGACCGCAAATATAGCGAATGCAAGCGAGAACCAGAAGGATCAGATAGTTGCAGCCGCTAAATACGGATTTGCTCTCGTAAACCGGAAAACAGGCGAGTTATCATACATCGCCCGTCCTTGGGATCACCCAGACAAGCTCCACAG AATGCGCTTCAACGATGGAGCAGTGGACAGCAGAGGCCGCCTTTGGGCTGGGGCAATGAACGACCCCAAGGTTCAGAGCCCGGTCAATGAAGGCGTCCTTTTCCGGTTGGACCCAGACCTGAAACTGAACCGCATGATTGAGGAATTGACGATACCAAATGGCATTGGCTGGAATGATACCAACGATACTATGTATTTGACAGACTCTCCAACTGGTAGGATCTTTGCATTCGACTTTGACGAGAGCACCGGGGACATCAGTAACAGAAGAGTCCATTTCGACATCGGGGAGCCGAAGGAGCCTGACGGTTTTGCTATCGATGTTGAAGGGTGTATTTGGAGTGCTGTCTACGGTGGTGGCAAGGTTATCCGCATTTCACCTGAAGGGAAAGTCATCGGCGAAATATTGCTTCCCACTCGAAACATTACCTGTCCAGCGTTCGTGGGCACGGAGCTCTTCATCACGACCGCCAAGGATGATACCAACGACGAGCAGTTCCCAGAGTCGATTAGCTATGGAGGACACCTTTATAGGGTTGATGTTGGAGTCCAGGGCCAGTCGAGACACGAGTTCCGCATCAATCCATGA
- a CDS encoding uncharacterized protein (antiSMASH:Cluster_2.10): MVSRRRSFLMDGRDQVDQSQTSDVYIFDQHSKCASGSRHYFFGQYLFFFSGTRLDFSTLTGAAEPFSTSLLAGVDKTGRPLLVLSHDREPRGSLMMGEEFGDSSSKTPDGDLGASTP, encoded by the coding sequence ATGGTGTCCCGTCGAAGATCGTTTCTCATGGACGGCAGGGACCAAGTAGACCAGTCGCAAACGAGTGATGTATACATATTCGATCAGCACTCAAAATGTGCTTCAGGTTCTCGACATTACTTTTTTGGTcaatatcttttctttttctcggGGACCCGGTTGGACTTCTCTACTCTAACCGGGGCCGCTGAACCTTTTTCCACGTCGCTTCTAGCGGGAGTTGACAAAACCGGTAGGCCTCTACTAGTATTATCGCACGACCGTGAGCCGCGGGGATCTTTGATGATGGGCGAAGAATTCGGTGATAGTAGCTCGAAGACGCCGGACGGTGACCTTGGTGCCTCGACGCCCTAG